A window of Candidatus Zixiibacteriota bacterium contains these coding sequences:
- a CDS encoding OmpA family protein: protein MKRILTIVLVLSLIIGLIGCASMKKRDKGALIGAGAGAVIGGVIGKQAGNTAVGAILGAAIGGAAGAYIGNYMDKQAEEMRRDIEGATIERVGEGIKITFDSGILFDVNKSALRPEATTNLQKLAVILNKYEDTEILIEGHTDSTGGDEYNKDLSIRRAQSVATTLSGSQVNPTRFTIMGYGEAQPIADNATADGRQANRRVDIAIFANDKLKSVAKAEG from the coding sequence ATGAAACGAATCCTGACAATCGTACTGGTGCTGAGCCTCATTATCGGGTTGATCGGGTGCGCCTCGATGAAGAAACGGGACAAGGGCGCGTTGATCGGCGCCGGCGCAGGCGCGGTAATCGGCGGCGTGATCGGCAAGCAGGCCGGCAACACCGCGGTCGGTGCGATTCTGGGCGCGGCTATCGGCGGAGCAGCGGGCGCCTATATCGGCAACTACATGGATAAGCAGGCTGAGGAAATGCGACGTGACATCGAGGGGGCCACGATCGAACGGGTGGGCGAGGGAATCAAGATAACCTTTGATTCCGGCATCCTGTTCGATGTCAACAAATCGGCGCTCCGACCGGAGGCAACCACCAATCTTCAGAAGCTGGCGGTGATTCTCAACAAGTACGAAGACACTGAGATTCTGATCGAAGGCCACACCGATTCGACCGGCGGCGATGAGTACAACAAAGACCTCTCGATCCGCCGCGCCCAGTCGGTGGCGACTACCCTCAGCGGCAGCCAGGTCAACCCGACTCGCTTCACAATCATGGGGTACGGCGAGGCACAGCCGATCGCCGATAACGCCACTGCCGACGGCCGCCAGGCCAATCGCCGGGTAGATATCGCGATTTTCGCCAACGACAAGCTGAAGTCGGTCGCCAAGGCGGAGGGATGA
- a CDS encoding SDR family NAD(P)-dependent oxidoreductase — MDTREAVLVTGANGFVGSRLCASLLDQGYRVLAQVRHTSDLSLLQHLNVEYRYGDVTEPDTLPEMGRGVNRIVHNAGVIKAKRRETYFEVNEQGTRSLLEAIAAHNPQVRRIVHVSSVAAAGPSKPGRPVRESDEPRPITTYGESKLAGERVALSFSDRLPIVVVRPPGVYGPGDRGIYSMFKAVWLHLKPLIGDSERRLQLVHVDDLCDGICKALTASVKSGGVYCIAEKDAYTYRQLIDILVAASGRWTVPLPLPSPIFRAVAAISEYAFRAIGVTPLLTREKTRELNSSWEMDVTRAQGELGFVSKIAFAEGAKTTYEWYVSQGWLK, encoded by the coding sequence GTGGACACCAGAGAAGCGGTTCTTGTCACCGGCGCCAACGGATTTGTCGGCTCACGCCTGTGTGCGAGTCTGCTCGATCAGGGATACCGAGTGCTTGCCCAGGTGCGGCACACGTCGGATTTGAGTCTCCTGCAGCATCTGAATGTTGAATATAGATATGGCGATGTCACCGAACCGGACACGCTTCCGGAGATGGGCCGGGGAGTCAATCGCATAGTCCACAACGCAGGCGTGATCAAGGCCAAACGACGTGAGACATATTTTGAGGTCAACGAGCAGGGCACCCGAAGCCTGTTGGAGGCGATTGCCGCACACAATCCACAGGTGAGGCGAATCGTGCACGTGTCGTCGGTAGCCGCGGCGGGGCCTTCGAAGCCGGGTCGTCCGGTGAGGGAATCCGATGAGCCGCGTCCGATCACGACGTACGGCGAATCAAAACTCGCCGGCGAGCGGGTGGCCCTGTCCTTCTCTGATCGTCTGCCGATAGTCGTTGTGCGACCGCCCGGCGTTTATGGGCCGGGGGACCGCGGGATATACTCTATGTTCAAAGCGGTCTGGCTGCATCTCAAGCCGCTCATAGGTGACTCTGAACGCCGACTTCAGTTAGTTCATGTCGACGACCTGTGCGATGGCATTTGTAAGGCGCTGACCGCTTCGGTGAAAAGTGGCGGGGTCTATTGTATTGCCGAAAAGGACGCCTATACGTATCGCCAACTGATTGACATCCTCGTGGCGGCATCCGGCCGCTGGACTGTCCCGCTGCCGTTGCCGTCGCCAATATTTCGCGCCGTCGCTGCGATCTCCGAGTACGCGTTTCGGGCCATTGGTGTGACGCCGCTGCTGACACGGGAGAAGACACGGGAATTGAATTCATCGTGGGAGATGGATGTAACTCGTGCGCAGGGCGAGTTGGGATTCGTCTCCAAGATTGCCTTCGCCGAGGGAGCGAAAACAACGTATGAGTGGTATGTCAGCCAGGGATGGTTGAAATGA
- a CDS encoding aminotransferase class V-fold PLP-dependent enzyme — protein MKDEIRARFAHVRTLFPHTKDVVYFNAASYGPFCTPVRDAIYENVEVRMSARRDDSHDTFDTADWLRGAYAKMIGAPKRTVGIGLNTSFGLNLAAFGLPLKRGDEVLISDVEFPALVYVWRAAAEARGLKIKFVASRDRHTNVAAFEQAISKRTRVLAISYVQFFDGYKHDLAALADLCRRYGMYFVVDGIQGMGAEPIDVVKLGIDLFSSGCQKWMLAPQGCGFFYLADRVRDHITPPMMSWLGVDWKMQFSDLFHYDRPWFDSARRFELGYYVALNLLGMKAAAQVFQELGIRNIQRHNHELIDRLARYIRSNSHYRITSSMEPKHRSSIFTFACERVPELHRELLRNRIILVQREGSIRVSVHLYNDESDIDRLIVVLKSFER, from the coding sequence ATGAAAGACGAAATCCGCGCCAGGTTTGCCCACGTTCGCACGCTGTTTCCGCATACGAAAGACGTAGTCTATTTCAATGCGGCGTCGTACGGACCGTTCTGCACGCCGGTGCGTGACGCGATCTACGAGAATGTCGAGGTGCGTATGTCGGCCCGCCGCGATGACTCGCATGATACGTTCGATACCGCGGACTGGCTTCGCGGCGCCTACGCCAAGATGATCGGCGCGCCGAAAAGAACAGTCGGGATCGGTTTGAATACCAGTTTCGGCCTCAACCTGGCGGCATTCGGGCTGCCGCTTAAGCGCGGTGATGAAGTGCTAATATCCGATGTCGAATTCCCCGCACTGGTGTATGTGTGGCGGGCGGCTGCCGAGGCGCGGGGGTTGAAGATCAAGTTTGTTGCGTCACGAGACCGGCATACGAATGTTGCAGCGTTCGAACAGGCAATCAGCAAGCGAACTCGTGTGTTGGCGATCTCGTATGTGCAGTTCTTCGACGGATACAAGCACGATTTGGCTGCGCTGGCTGATCTCTGCCGACGGTACGGTATGTATTTCGTTGTCGATGGCATCCAGGGGATGGGGGCTGAGCCGATCGATGTGGTCAAACTTGGAATCGACCTGTTTTCGTCGGGCTGCCAAAAGTGGATGCTCGCACCGCAGGGGTGCGGGTTTTTCTATCTGGCCGACCGGGTGCGCGATCACATCACGCCGCCGATGATGAGCTGGCTGGGAGTGGATTGGAAGATGCAGTTCAGCGATTTATTTCATTACGACCGTCCCTGGTTTGACTCGGCGCGACGGTTCGAGCTGGGCTACTACGTAGCGCTCAACTTACTGGGCATGAAAGCGGCGGCACAGGTCTTTCAGGAGCTGGGTATCCGGAATATCCAACGCCATAATCATGAACTGATCGACCGTCTGGCGAGATACATTCGCTCGAATTCGCATTACCGGATTACGTCGTCGATGGAGCCGAAACATCGCTCGTCGATTTTCACTTTCGCGTGCGAGCGCGTGCCGGAGCTGCATCGGGAGCTATTGCGGAATCGTATTATTCTGGTGCAGCGCGAAGGATCGATCAGAGTTTCGGTGCACTTGTATAATGATGAGTCGGATATTGACAGGCTGATAGTGGTGTTGAAGTCATTTGAGAGGTGA
- a CDS encoding VOC family protein, which translates to MPNPIVHWEIGATDDSKAHKFYRDVFDWKIDANNPMNYGLVDTGGQGINGGIFKAPKGVPFLTFYVQVDDLPGYLSKVEKNGGKTVVPPQDIPGIGQSAFFKDPDGLIVGLFKPLAGM; encoded by the coding sequence ATGCCTAACCCGATCGTACACTGGGAAATCGGCGCCACTGACGATTCCAAAGCGCACAAATTCTACCGCGACGTATTCGATTGGAAAATCGACGCTAACAACCCGATGAACTACGGCCTGGTCGATACCGGCGGTCAAGGAATCAACGGCGGCATCTTCAAGGCGCCCAAGGGCGTGCCGTTCCTCACCTTCTATGTGCAGGTGGATGACCTCCCGGGTTATCTGAGCAAGGTCGAAAAGAACGGCGGCAAGACGGTCGTTCCGCCACAGGACATTCCGGGGATCGGTCAGTCAGCGTTCTTCAAGGATCCCGACGGCCTGATTGTCGGCCTGTTCAAGCCGCTCGCAGGAATGTAG
- the pheA gene encoding prephenate dehydratase, which produces MPRTTVAFQGERGAFSEIAARMMAGSSISLKPCEIFDDVFDLVERKQAKYGVIPIENSLIGSIHHNADLLLQRKLHIIAESQVRVVHCLIAPRHVTLGQVKRVFSHPAALEQCRTFFKAHPAKEPVSYYDTAGAVKMLAGSRLTDAAAIASPYAARLHKMKVLKASIEDEKSNFTRFYLLSRRPVVVHGPAKTSIVFSLKNKPGALFRALSVFALRDIDLSKIESRPVRTTAWAYNFYVDFLGSIAQPHVRHALANLAEITDFIKVLGCYPVGRRR; this is translated from the coding sequence ATGCCACGCACAACTGTTGCCTTCCAGGGTGAACGCGGAGCGTTCTCCGAAATCGCCGCCAGGATGATGGCCGGATCGTCGATCTCGCTCAAACCGTGCGAGATATTCGACGACGTCTTCGATCTGGTCGAACGCAAGCAGGCGAAGTACGGTGTCATTCCGATCGAGAATTCCCTGATCGGATCGATACATCACAACGCTGATCTCCTGCTTCAGCGCAAACTGCACATAATCGCTGAGTCGCAAGTGCGCGTGGTCCACTGCCTGATCGCGCCGCGCCATGTGACGTTGGGGCAGGTCAAACGCGTGTTCTCACACCCAGCCGCGCTCGAACAATGCCGCACGTTTTTCAAGGCGCATCCTGCCAAGGAACCGGTCTCGTACTACGACACCGCCGGTGCAGTCAAGATGCTGGCCGGGTCGCGCCTGACCGATGCCGCTGCGATCGCCTCCCCCTACGCGGCCAGGCTGCACAAGATGAAAGTACTGAAGGCATCGATCGAGGACGAAAAGTCCAACTTTACGCGCTTTTATTTGCTGAGTCGTAGACCGGTGGTTGTGCATGGCCCCGCGAAGACATCGATTGTGTTTTCGCTGAAGAACAAACCGGGCGCGCTGTTTCGGGCACTGTCGGTGTTTGCCCTAAGGGATATCGATCTGAGCAAGATTGAGTCGCGCCCTGTGCGAACCACGGCCTGGGCGTACAATTTCTATGTCGATTTCCTTGGCTCTATAGCCCAGCCGCACGTCCGCCACGCGCTCGCCAACCTCGCTGAGATCACTGATTTCATCAAGGTGCTGGGCTGCTATCCGGTTGGGCGCCGGCGGTGA
- a CDS encoding OmpA family protein: protein MKLAHLFIAGMIVLTGLLSEAAGQGKVDMASVEKLMDSARLVEAHVFSPKTSEKASKQFEQARQTVKIKGSETAAANYLVKTREFTENALKNTDVCKLTLREYLPPRDKAKAANAEILVPVLFTEAEAVFISAAGKVESGDVKGALKEAAKASPLYDIAEMEAIRADILGPANKLIAAAVYDEAPKYALTCLDKAKTAREKANAILTADRYNRKEAAIEAARAEYEALHASNIAQSVRSLNRNDQAWEKLMLVYEIQMDRVGAALGMDYLPFDKGPGEAADSLIAGIRAAQGEMSAEAGKSRESVAALQKTIDQLQREREDLTARLSAVMSTIGGDLSLDEPADMIHAIDSSLTVMIAERSQLAQQVAAEQSKLTQLTEEHQEVSSELQQRQAREERLIQAKAMIDPTQGEILVSGANDIVLRLSGLSFAAGKSELTEEHVPLLEKVKQIIALFPESPLVVEGHTDDRGDPAANTQLSEKRAFAVMQYLRQAMSIPSDRIRAIGYGSEKPIASQATAEGRAKNRRIDIVIMQ from the coding sequence ATGAAACTCGCCCATCTTTTCATAGCAGGTATGATCGTCCTGACCGGCCTCCTGTCAGAAGCCGCCGGTCAGGGCAAAGTCGACATGGCTTCGGTCGAGAAACTGATGGACTCGGCCCGTCTGGTCGAGGCTCATGTCTTCTCGCCGAAGACTTCTGAGAAGGCGTCCAAGCAGTTCGAGCAGGCCCGCCAGACTGTCAAGATCAAGGGCTCGGAAACCGCCGCGGCCAACTACCTGGTGAAAACTCGGGAGTTCACCGAGAATGCGTTGAAAAACACCGATGTGTGCAAGTTGACTTTGCGCGAGTATCTGCCGCCGCGCGACAAAGCCAAAGCCGCCAACGCCGAAATACTGGTTCCGGTGCTGTTCACCGAGGCGGAAGCGGTTTTCATATCTGCCGCTGGGAAAGTTGAATCGGGCGATGTGAAGGGCGCACTGAAGGAAGCCGCAAAAGCGTCGCCGCTCTACGATATCGCCGAGATGGAAGCGATTCGCGCCGATATCCTTGGCCCGGCCAATAAGCTGATCGCGGCCGCGGTATACGACGAAGCCCCCAAATACGCGCTGACCTGTCTCGACAAGGCAAAAACCGCGAGAGAAAAAGCAAACGCGATTCTGACTGCGGACCGGTACAACCGGAAGGAGGCGGCGATCGAGGCGGCGCGGGCCGAATACGAGGCGCTGCACGCTTCCAATATCGCCCAGTCGGTGCGCTCGCTGAATCGCAACGACCAGGCGTGGGAAAAGTTGATGCTCGTCTACGAAATCCAAATGGATCGGGTGGGTGCAGCTCTCGGTATGGACTATCTCCCGTTCGACAAAGGTCCGGGCGAAGCGGCCGATTCGCTGATCGCCGGAATCAGGGCGGCCCAGGGGGAAATGTCAGCCGAGGCGGGCAAGAGCCGAGAATCGGTCGCTGCGCTGCAGAAAACTATCGACCAGCTCCAGCGGGAACGGGAGGACCTCACCGCGCGACTCTCGGCGGTTATGAGCACGATCGGCGGCGATTTATCACTCGATGAACCAGCCGATATGATTCACGCCATCGACAGCAGTCTGACCGTGATGATCGCGGAGCGCAGCCAACTGGCCCAGCAGGTGGCCGCCGAACAGAGCAAGCTCACCCAACTGACCGAAGAACACCAGGAAGTATCGTCCGAGCTTCAGCAGCGCCAGGCCCGCGAAGAGCGACTGATCCAGGCCAAGGCGATGATCGACCCTACCCAGGGGGAGATTCTCGTCAGCGGCGCCAATGACATCGTGCTTCGCCTCTCCGGCCTCTCGTTTGCCGCCGGCAAGAGCGAACTTACCGAGGAGCACGTTCCCCTTCTGGAGAAAGTGAAGCAGATCATCGCGCTGTTCCCCGAGTCACCCCTGGTGGTCGAGGGCCACACCGATGATCGTGGCGACCCGGCCGCCAATACGCAACTATCCGAAAAGCGTGCGTTCGCGGTTATGCAGTATCTGCGCCAGGCGATGTCGATACCGTCGGATCGGATTCGCGCGATCGGCTACGGCTCCGAGAAGCCGATAGCGTCGCAGGCGACCGCCGAGGGTCGGGCCAAGAACCGGCGTATCGACATCGTGATTATGCAGTGA
- a CDS encoding winged helix-turn-helix domain-containing protein: MVTPFRARRDFAGLEARRMAAAALFEQGRSQADVVGACHVSRQTASRWYADWHQRGRAGLRAAGRAGRKPRLSPRQLATVEVALRRGPTAHGYTTNLWTLPRIAQVIQRLCGVHYHPGHVWRLLGQMGWSCQKPRRQARERDEAAIRHWVKHRWPRLKKKPRPTGPPLSSSTNRGSHSDPVSAGHGHPKGRRPA; this comes from the coding sequence ATGGTTACTCCATTTCGTGCCCGGCGTGATTTCGCGGGGCTGGAGGCCCGTCGCATGGCGGCCGCGGCCCTGTTTGAACAAGGACGATCGCAAGCCGACGTGGTTGGCGCCTGTCACGTCAGCCGCCAAACCGCCAGCCGCTGGTATGCCGATTGGCACCAGCGGGGACGGGCGGGATTGCGGGCGGCGGGGCGGGCGGGGCGCAAGCCGCGATTGAGCCCGCGCCAGTTGGCGACCGTCGAAGTGGCGCTGCGGCGCGGCCCCACTGCGCATGGCTATACAACCAACCTGTGGACGCTGCCGCGGATCGCGCAGGTGATCCAGCGTCTCTGTGGCGTGCACTACCACCCTGGCCATGTCTGGCGCTTGCTGGGTCAGATGGGCTGGAGTTGTCAGAAGCCGAGGCGGCAAGCTCGGGAGCGCGATGAGGCGGCGATCCGTCATTGGGTCAAGCACCGCTGGCCCCGCCTTAAAAAAAAGCCCAGGCCCACAGGACCACCCTTGTCTTCCTCGACGAATCGGGGTTCTCACAGCGACCCAGTATCCGCCGGACATGGGCACCCCAAGGGCAGACGCCCCGCCTGA